One segment of Ancylothrix sp. D3o DNA contains the following:
- a CDS encoding BMP family ABC transporter substrate-binding protein, with protein sequence MNKKNYLSRRYVLRALLATTAFGVTSKFGTGCTSTTQTNAASTSTAGQEKPITMGFIYVGPKDDYGYNQAHAEGRAGVAKLPWVKTVEEANVPETTAVQETMRNMIEQDGSTVIFPTSFGYFDPHILTIAKDYPEVQFIHCGGLYQEGIHPKNVGSYFGYIDEAQYIAGIIAAHASKTGKLGFIAAKPIPQVLRNINSFTLGARSVKPEIITQVIFTGDWALPVKEAEAANSMADQQIDVLTSHVDSPKVIVETAEKRGIFSSGYHANQASLASKGFLTGAEWDWTNVYSKYAEMIKEGKTLMNGGIPHIVRGGLKDGFLKISPYGTAVSEQAKKDAETAIAKFKDGSMVIYKGEIKDNTGKIVIPNDKQFQQQDPELEKMNWLVSGVLGKVSS encoded by the coding sequence GTGAATAAGAAAAACTACCTATCGCGCCGCTACGTTCTCCGCGCGCTGTTAGCCACAACCGCCTTTGGAGTTACCTCAAAATTTGGCACCGGCTGCACATCAACAACACAAACAAACGCCGCTTCCACATCCACAGCCGGCCAAGAAAAACCAATAACAATGGGCTTCATTTATGTAGGGCCAAAAGATGATTATGGATACAATCAAGCCCACGCCGAAGGGCGAGCCGGTGTCGCCAAATTACCCTGGGTAAAAACCGTCGAAGAAGCCAACGTACCCGAAACCACAGCCGTTCAAGAAACCATGCGAAACATGATTGAACAAGACGGCTCCACCGTAATTTTTCCCACATCATTTGGTTACTTTGATCCCCACATTTTAACAATCGCCAAAGACTATCCAGAAGTACAATTTATCCACTGCGGCGGACTGTATCAAGAAGGAATACATCCCAAAAACGTCGGCAGTTATTTCGGCTATATAGACGAAGCTCAATATATTGCCGGCATCATCGCCGCCCACGCATCAAAAACAGGAAAACTTGGTTTTATTGCCGCAAAACCCATCCCCCAAGTTTTGCGAAATATTAACAGCTTCACCCTGGGCGCACGCAGCGTCAAACCAGAAATTATTACCCAAGTAATCTTTACCGGCGACTGGGCATTGCCGGTCAAAGAAGCCGAAGCCGCTAATAGCATGGCCGACCAACAAATCGACGTTCTCACCTCTCATGTAGACAGCCCCAAAGTAATCGTAGAAACAGCCGAAAAACGGGGAATTTTTAGCAGCGGATACCACGCCAACCAAGCAAGCCTTGCCTCCAAAGGCTTCCTCACCGGCGCAGAATGGGACTGGACAAACGTTTATTCCAAATATGCCGAAATGATCAAAGAAGGCAAAACCTTAATGAACGGAGGAATCCCCCACATTGTGCGCGGCGGTTTAAAAGATGGCTTCTTGAAAATCTCCCCCTATGGCACCGCCGTCAGCGAACAAGCAAAAAAAGATGCCGAAACCGCTATTGCCAAATTTAAAGACGGCTCAATGGTCATTTATAAAGGCGAAATCAAAGACAACACCGGCAAAATTGTCATCCCCAACGATAAACAATTTCAACAACAAGACCCTGAATTAGAAAAAATGAATTGGTTAGTTTCTGGAGTTTTGGGAAAAGTTAGCAGTTAA
- a CDS encoding ferredoxin, whose product MNEQASQPQQNEITCTGPSFEACVQSLGLAQIQRHIFICADQTLPKCCDKQASIQSWEYLKKRLKQLKLDAPTPTQPSCIFRTKANCLRVCGSGPIMVIYPDGVWYHSATPEVIERIITEHLIGNQIVQEYAFLTHPLPDASSQLKGEKAAPHQNNQESCKTQGATPCNQVA is encoded by the coding sequence ATGAATGAACAGGCATCCCAACCCCAACAAAACGAAATCACCTGCACCGGCCCATCCTTCGAGGCGTGCGTCCAAAGTCTAGGACTCGCCCAAATTCAGAGACATATATTTATATGCGCCGATCAAACCCTCCCCAAATGCTGTGACAAACAAGCCAGCATACAATCCTGGGAATACCTCAAAAAACGCCTCAAACAACTCAAACTCGACGCCCCAACCCCAACCCAACCAAGCTGTATATTTCGCACCAAAGCCAACTGCCTGCGGGTCTGCGGTTCGGGGCCAATCATGGTAATCTATCCAGATGGAGTGTGGTATCACAGCGCCACCCCCGAAGTCATCGAGCGAATCATCACAGAACACCTAATCGGCAACCAAATTGTCCAAGAATACGCATTTTTAACCCATCCTTTACCCGATGCCTCATCTCAATTAAAAGGAGAAAAAGCAGCGCCACATCAAAACAACCAAGAAAGCTGTAAAACCCAAGGTGCAACCCCTTGTAATCAAGTTGCATGA
- a CDS encoding NYN domain-containing protein, translating into MGNSMNRLSIFVDGNNMFYAQQKNGWFFDPRRVLEHFTHKDKEVMLINAFWYTGLKDPQDQRGFRDALISLGYTVRTKILKEYYDDSSGRYSQKANLDIEIVVDMFNTVDQYDRVVLFSGDGDFERAIELLRSKNTHITVVSTEGMIARELRNATDRYIDLNEIRESIEKLDY; encoded by the coding sequence ATGGGTAATTCAATGAACCGTCTCTCAATTTTTGTAGACGGAAACAATATGTTCTACGCACAGCAAAAAAACGGCTGGTTTTTCGACCCCAGAAGAGTATTAGAACACTTCACCCACAAAGACAAAGAGGTAATGTTAATCAACGCCTTCTGGTACACCGGCCTCAAAGACCCCCAAGACCAGCGAGGCTTTCGAGACGCCCTCATCAGCCTGGGCTACACCGTCCGCACAAAAATCCTCAAAGAATATTATGATGACTCCTCTGGACGTTACTCGCAAAAAGCCAACCTCGATATAGAAATTGTCGTAGATATGTTTAACACCGTAGATCAATATGACCGAGTAGTATTATTCAGCGGCGACGGAGACTTTGAAAGAGCAATCGAGCTACTGCGTTCCAAAAACACCCACATCACCGTAGTCTCCACAGAAGGAATGATAGCCAGAGAACTGCGAAACGCCACAGACCGCTACATCGACCTCAACGAAATTCGAGAAAGTATCGAAAAATTAGACTATTAA
- a CDS encoding response regulator transcription factor — protein sequence MKETSPREQKRLLLIDDDPNLILLVKDYLEFRGYEVITAENGREALEILEQEQPDMIICDVMMPEMDGYSFVRCVREDPRTSWIPVLFLSAKGQSQDRVKGLNTGADVYMVKPFEPEELVAQVESSLKQANRLIQHQNKSSDGPNKIQVPAEVDLTPTELKVVQLLAQGKANRQIAEIMNVSQRTIESHVSNMLGKTSLNNRTELARWAIESNRA from the coding sequence ATGAAAGAAACAAGCCCAAGAGAACAAAAACGACTTCTGCTAATTGACGATGACCCAAACCTTATCTTACTCGTCAAAGATTACTTAGAATTTCGCGGTTATGAAGTCATCACAGCAGAAAATGGTCGAGAAGCGCTAGAAATTCTCGAACAAGAACAGCCAGACATGATCATCTGTGACGTAATGATGCCAGAAATGGATGGCTATTCATTTGTCAGATGCGTAAGAGAAGACCCCCGCACAAGCTGGATACCAGTTTTATTTCTCTCAGCAAAAGGTCAAAGCCAAGACAGAGTAAAAGGCTTAAACACCGGCGCCGATGTGTATATGGTCAAACCCTTTGAACCAGAAGAATTAGTCGCACAAGTAGAGTCATCTCTCAAACAAGCCAATCGACTGATCCAACATCAAAATAAAAGCAGCGACGGCCCAAACAAAATACAAGTACCCGCAGAGGTAGATTTAACACCAACCGAATTAAAAGTCGTACAATTACTCGCTCAAGGCAAAGCCAACCGTCAAATTGCAGAAATAATGAACGTCAGCCAACGAACCATCGAAAGCCACGTCTCAAATATGCTAGGCAAAACCAGCCTCAATAACCGCACGGAGTTAGCGCGGTGGGCAATCGAAAGCAACCGGGCCTAA
- a CDS encoding cytochrome-c peroxidase has product MKYLAFGKRFSKTYFLLVTIVVAFLIVLSWPRFQKTTLNDSTEKEIPQEIVLTVNGPIQPIPEVMPLASEKVALGNKLFHEPKLSGNNQISCATCHNLSKGGVDWRKLSVGMNGTVTQFNTPTVFNSGFNFKQNWTGKANTLEQQIETSISNPRSMGSSWKDVLQKLKNEPEYVNLFRQIYSQEISKENVEDAIATFERSLFTANSRFDKFLKGDSAAITEKEKEGYRIFNEYGCVSCHQGVNVGGNLFQKFGIIGDPLANKPTPITEADLGRFIITGKEEDRHVFKVPSLRNITLTPPYFHDGSAKTLDKAIDIMAEYQLGRKLSKNETELIVKFLRTLEGEYQGNPL; this is encoded by the coding sequence ATGAAATATTTAGCTTTTGGAAAACGCTTTTCTAAAACATATTTTCTTTTAGTTACGATTGTGGTCGCTTTTCTTATAGTTTTATCTTGGCCGCGTTTTCAAAAAACAACGCTAAACGACTCCACAGAGAAGGAAATACCACAAGAAATAGTGCTGACGGTGAATGGCCCCATCCAACCTATCCCAGAAGTTATGCCTCTGGCTTCCGAAAAAGTAGCCTTGGGAAATAAATTATTTCACGAGCCAAAACTTTCTGGGAATAATCAAATTTCCTGTGCGACTTGCCATAATCTCAGCAAAGGCGGTGTAGACTGGCGTAAACTTTCTGTGGGTATGAATGGCACTGTTACACAATTTAATACGCCAACTGTTTTTAACAGTGGCTTTAACTTTAAACAAAATTGGACGGGTAAGGCTAACACCCTTGAACAACAAATCGAAACATCGATTTCCAACCCCAGAAGTATGGGAAGTAGCTGGAAAGATGTGTTGCAAAAACTCAAAAATGAGCCGGAATATGTTAATTTATTTAGACAAATTTACTCCCAGGAAATTTCTAAAGAAAATGTGGAAGATGCTATAGCAACATTTGAGCGTTCGCTCTTTACAGCAAACTCTCGATTTGATAAATTTTTAAAAGGAGATAGCGCAGCAATCACGGAAAAAGAAAAAGAAGGCTATCGAATTTTTAACGAATATGGGTGTGTCAGTTGCCATCAAGGGGTGAATGTCGGCGGTAATTTGTTTCAAAAGTTTGGCATTATTGGCGATCCTTTAGCTAACAAACCAACCCCCATAACAGAAGCCGATCTTGGCCGTTTTATCATTACCGGCAAAGAAGAAGACCGTCATGTTTTTAAAGTTCCCAGTTTGCGAAATATCACCCTCACTCCGCCTTATTTTCACGATGGATCAGCCAAAACCCTAGACAAAGCCATCGATATTATGGCTGAGTATCAATTGGGCCGGAAACTCTCGAAAAACGAAACCGAGTTAATCGTGAAATTTTTGCGAACCCTAGAAGGTGAGTATCAAGGAAACCCATTATGA
- a CDS encoding adenylate/guanylate cyclase domain-containing protein, with protein sequence MKLRTKTILIVSLTLVSLVGVLFATSSLILIRSLRQAEVENTRQTVKGVLNILDQTTEDFSNRFDDWSAWDDTYNFIKKPNKEYIESNLVEEQLASLRVNLVLFLNLSGNLVFGTSVDLSTKELKPVPDDIKPYLSLNNLLLQHDQPSSRRDGILMLSGGPMLITSQPIVTSKGAGPIEGTVIFGRYLNQTQLERLRRITRLSLEIYSLNDPQISPEIASIRGKLVEEQAGFDKEQNKVDRNDVLLAGKDGNSSPIVVRPVNTQIIAGYTLIRDIYGEPALILRVDLPREIYKQGEISQRYLVTSLLLVGFGFGGCTVILLERLVLSKLADVSANVTRIGKRKDLSMRLPIKGNDELSSLANTINEMLAALETSQKERRETQERYRAVVEQSSEGIFLFDVDTKRIIEANKTLEKLLGYSSNSLLGISIYEILGEGKNSIAQITAILDPQIIQIGERQYRRKDGSLIICEVSANIIWYEGRKAVCAVVRDITERKKAEAALQESEKRLRRQNEVLVSLAKSRSLSEGDVQGYCRNLTEAAAKVLEIDRASVWLYNEERSVLYCLDLYEPKTKRHSCGNKLAAVDHPFYFKALEQERILVVKDVYVDPRTSEFRSSYMRPLQVRALLDAPIRIAGEIVGVVCHEHSGNSRNWTQDEQNFACSIADLVALSLEARERQKTQEALRQTEEKYRMIFENAVEGIFQSTTEGKYLSANLALARLYGYSSPQELMENVTDINRQLYVEPNRRAEFVEAMESAGAVWQFESQVYRQDGSVIWISENARVVRDNQGQILYYEGTVEDISTRKVMQEALRYQQEQAERLLLNILPAPIAERLKLEPDTIAESFSEVTVLFADLVGFTQLAEEMSPKDLVNLLNKIFSAFDRLAEQHNLEKIKTIGDAYMVVGGIPTHRSDHAEAIADMALDMQQELIAFNEATGHNITMRSGIHTGPVIAGVIGIKKFIYDLWGDTVNIASRMESHGIPGTIQVSRVTYEKLSHKYLFKEREAIYVKGKGKMVTYLLIGRR encoded by the coding sequence ATGAAGCTGCGAACAAAAACTATATTAATTGTTAGTTTGACCCTGGTGAGTTTGGTGGGTGTTTTGTTTGCTACATCCTCTTTGATTTTAATAAGAAGCCTGAGACAGGCGGAGGTAGAAAACACTCGTCAAACAGTGAAAGGAGTTTTAAATATTTTAGATCAAACTACTGAAGATTTTAGCAATCGTTTTGATGATTGGTCAGCTTGGGATGATACTTATAACTTTATCAAAAAACCAAATAAAGAGTATATTGAATCAAATTTAGTAGAAGAACAACTAGCCAGCTTGCGGGTAAATTTAGTGTTGTTTTTAAATTTGTCTGGTAACTTAGTGTTTGGCACTAGCGTAGACCTGAGTACCAAAGAACTGAAACCGGTTCCGGATGATATTAAGCCTTATCTTTCTTTGAATAATTTGCTTTTACAACATGATCAGCCATCGAGTCGCCGTGATGGAATTTTGATGCTGTCCGGTGGCCCTATGTTGATTACTTCTCAACCTATTGTTACGAGTAAAGGAGCCGGCCCTATTGAAGGTACAGTGATTTTTGGCCGTTATTTGAATCAAACTCAATTGGAAAGACTACGCAGAATTACTCGTTTATCTCTGGAGATTTATAGTTTAAATGATCCGCAAATTAGCCCAGAGATTGCCAGCATTAGAGGAAAATTAGTGGAGGAGCAAGCCGGTTTTGATAAAGAGCAAAATAAGGTTGATAGGAATGATGTTTTGCTGGCTGGTAAAGATGGAAATTCTAGCCCAATTGTAGTGAGGCCGGTGAATACCCAAATTATTGCCGGTTACACCTTAATCAGGGATATTTACGGAGAACCTGCGTTAATTTTGCGAGTAGATTTACCAAGGGAGATTTATAAACAAGGCGAAATTAGTCAGCGGTATTTAGTGACTTCTCTGCTCTTAGTTGGATTTGGGTTTGGTGGCTGTACAGTAATTTTATTAGAGCGTTTGGTGCTGTCCAAACTAGCAGATGTAAGTGCAAATGTTACGCGCATAGGCAAACGTAAGGATTTATCTATGCGGTTGCCGATAAAAGGCAATGATGAGCTATCTAGTCTTGCGAATACTATTAATGAAATGCTCGCGGCTTTAGAAACTTCTCAAAAGGAACGGAGAGAAACCCAAGAGCGATATCGTGCTGTTGTTGAGCAATCTTCTGAAGGAATCTTTTTATTTGATGTAGATACAAAACGCATTATAGAAGCGAATAAAACCCTTGAGAAGTTACTGGGGTATAGCAGCAATAGCTTGTTAGGGATTAGTATATATGAGATTCTTGGAGAAGGCAAAAACAGTATTGCTCAGATCACAGCAATTTTAGATCCTCAGATTATCCAAATAGGAGAACGCCAATATAGACGCAAAGATGGATCATTAATAATTTGCGAAGTTAGTGCCAATATTATTTGGTATGAGGGAAGAAAAGCGGTTTGTGCTGTGGTGCGAGACATCACGGAACGCAAAAAAGCTGAAGCGGCTTTACAGGAGAGCGAAAAGCGCTTGCGCCGGCAAAATGAAGTGCTGGTAAGCCTTGCCAAGAGTCGCAGCTTAAGCGAAGGAGATGTGCAAGGATATTGCCGAAATTTGACAGAAGCGGCAGCCAAAGTGTTAGAAATTGATCGCGCTAGTGTGTGGCTCTATAACGAAGAGCGTTCTGTACTTTATTGTTTAGATTTGTATGAGCCAAAAACCAAACGGCACTCCTGCGGAAATAAACTCGCAGCAGTAGATCATCCTTTTTATTTTAAAGCCTTGGAACAAGAGCGAATTTTGGTGGTGAAAGATGTTTATGTTGATCCGAGAACTTCAGAGTTTCGCTCATCTTATATGAGACCTTTGCAGGTACGAGCTTTATTAGATGCTCCGATTCGTATTGCGGGTGAAATTGTCGGAGTGGTGTGCCATGAACACAGCGGTAATTCTCGCAATTGGACGCAGGACGAACAAAATTTTGCCTGCTCAATTGCTGATTTAGTGGCGTTAAGTTTAGAAGCGCGGGAACGACAAAAAACACAAGAAGCTTTGCGGCAAACTGAAGAAAAATATCGGATGATTTTTGAAAATGCAGTGGAGGGAATTTTTCAAAGCACAACAGAGGGAAAATATCTCAGTGCTAATTTGGCGCTGGCTCGCCTTTATGGTTATTCTTCCCCCCAGGAACTTATGGAAAATGTGACAGATATTAACCGGCAGCTTTATGTGGAGCCAAACCGACGCGCTGAGTTTGTGGAGGCGATGGAATCTGCTGGGGCAGTTTGGCAGTTTGAATCGCAAGTTTATCGGCAAGATGGCAGCGTGATTTGGATTAGTGAAAATGCTCGCGTTGTGCGGGATAATCAAGGGCAAATTCTTTACTATGAAGGAACGGTGGAAGATATTTCTACCCGCAAAGTTATGCAAGAAGCTCTGCGATATCAGCAAGAACAAGCCGAACGTTTGCTGTTAAATATTTTGCCGGCGCCAATTGCCGAACGTTTGAAACTTGAGCCTGATACGATTGCTGAAAGTTTTTCGGAAGTGACAGTTTTATTTGCTGATTTGGTGGGTTTTACTCAACTTGCAGAAGAAATGTCTCCTAAAGATTTGGTTAATTTACTTAATAAGATATTTTCCGCCTTTGACCGGCTCGCAGAACAGCACAACTTAGAAAAAATTAAAACGATAGGCGATGCTTATATGGTAGTAGGAGGTATTCCCACACACCGCAGCGATCATGCAGAAGCAATTGCGGATATGGCGTTGGATATGCAGCAAGAATTGATCGCTTTTAATGAGGCAACTGGACACAATATAACCATGCGAAGTGGTATTCATACGGGGCCGGTGATTGCTGGAGTTATTGGGATTAAAAAGTTTATTTATGATTTGTGGGGAGATACGGTAAATATTGCCTCTCGGATGGAGTCTCATGGAATACCTGGCACAATTCAAGTGAGTAGGGTAACTTATGAGAAATTGTCTCATAAATATTTATTCAAGGAACGAGAAGCCATTTATGTGAAAGGAAAGGGAAAAATGGTGACTTACCTACTCATTGGGAGGCGTTAA
- a CDS encoding adenylate/guanylate cyclase domain-containing protein yields MSQPIYSGDIIAAYQEITQAASKTLSVERASIWHYNEDRNGLNCINLYQKSLNKHSSGSQLFAADFPAYFQAMEADRAIAANYARTDPRTKEFCESYLIPCGITSMLDVPIRVAGRTVGVVCLEQVGKARKWALEEQNFASYLGYIAALAIEAGDRKQAQEALRQEQEKVERLILNILPAPIAERLKQNYTSIADHFEEVTVLFADIVGFTELSAYISPTELVNNLNQIFSSFDQLADRHDLEKIKTIGDAYMVVGGLPMPRKDHAEAIAEMALDMQIELAKLSKGIGLNFTIRIGINTGPVVAGVIGLKKFTYDLWGDTVNTASRMESHGIPGAIQVSETTYLLLRHKYTFQERGMSYIKGKGDMLTYLLTGRQNQN; encoded by the coding sequence ATGTCACAGCCGATTTACAGCGGAGATATCATCGCAGCCTATCAAGAAATCACCCAAGCGGCCAGCAAAACATTAAGCGTAGAACGGGCAAGTATTTGGCATTACAACGAAGACAGAAACGGCCTAAACTGCATCAATTTATATCAAAAAAGCTTAAACAAACACTCCAGCGGAAGCCAACTTTTTGCCGCCGACTTTCCGGCATACTTTCAAGCAATGGAAGCAGATCGTGCCATCGCCGCTAACTACGCCCGCACCGATCCCCGCACTAAAGAATTTTGCGAATCCTATCTCATTCCTTGTGGTATTACCTCCATGCTAGACGTACCCATTCGCGTTGCCGGTCGCACTGTTGGAGTGGTGTGTTTAGAACAAGTTGGAAAAGCCAGAAAATGGGCATTAGAAGAACAAAACTTTGCAAGTTATTTAGGATACATAGCCGCCTTAGCAATTGAAGCCGGCGACCGCAAACAAGCCCAAGAAGCTCTGCGACAAGAACAAGAAAAAGTCGAACGTTTAATTTTAAATATCTTACCCGCCCCGATAGCTGAACGCCTCAAACAAAACTACACCTCCATCGCCGATCATTTTGAAGAAGTCACCGTACTTTTTGCAGATATAGTAGGCTTCACCGAACTTTCTGCTTACATTTCTCCCACCGAATTAGTCAATAACCTTAATCAGATATTTTCAAGTTTTGATCAACTAGCCGACCGGCACGATCTCGAAAAAATCAAAACCATAGGAGACGCCTACATGGTGGTTGGCGGCTTACCAATGCCCCGAAAAGATCATGCCGAAGCCATAGCAGAAATGGCCCTAGATATGCAGATAGAACTCGCCAAACTTAGCAAAGGAATCGGCCTCAATTTTACTATCCGAATTGGCATAAATACCGGCCCCGTTGTAGCCGGTGTCATCGGCTTAAAAAAGTTTACCTATGATCTTTGGGGCGACACAGTTAATACAGCCTCCCGCATGGAATCACACGGCATCCCCGGCGCCATTCAAGTCTCGGAAACTACCTACCTTCTCCTACGCCATAAATACACATTTCAAGAAAGAGGAATGAGCTACATCAAAGGCAAAGGCGATATGCTCACATACTTACTCACCGGCAGACAAAACCAAAACTAA
- a CDS encoding 2-isopropylmalate synthase — protein sequence MSHHQDRIIFFDTTLRDGEQSPGATLNVEEKLTIARQLAKLGVDVIEAGFPYASPGDFEAVHKIAATVGTETGPIICGLARATFQDIEACAKAVKAAAKPRIHTFIATSDIHLEYKLRKNRNEVIAIAEEMVSYAKTFVDDVEFSPEDAGRSEPKFLYEVLEKAIAAGAKTINIPDTVGYLTPSEFGDLIRGIKENVRNIDSAIISVHGHNDLGLAVANFLEAVKNGARQLECTINGIGERAGNAALEELVMALHVRRQYFNPFFGRPADSEEPLTNIDTKQIYKTSRLVSNLTGMLVQPNKAIVGANAFAHESGIHQDGVLKHKLTYEIMDAQLIGLTDNQIVLGKHSGRHAFQTRLKELGYELLDTELNNAFLKFKTFADKKKEITDWDLESIVNDEIQQPPEMFRLELVQVSCGDRARPTATVTLRTPAGEELTDAAIGTGPVDAVYRAINRVVNVPNELIEFSVQSVTAGIDALGEVTIRLRHNGQVYSGRAANTDIIVASAHAYVNALNRLYVALNAPKTTPAATAS from the coding sequence ATGAGTCACCACCAAGACCGGATCATCTTTTTTGACACAACCCTCCGCGACGGCGAACAGTCCCCAGGCGCCACCTTAAACGTCGAAGAAAAACTCACCATCGCCCGCCAACTCGCTAAACTCGGAGTCGATGTCATCGAAGCCGGCTTTCCCTACGCCAGCCCCGGCGACTTTGAAGCAGTCCATAAAATTGCCGCCACCGTCGGCACCGAAACCGGCCCCATTATCTGCGGTTTAGCCCGCGCCACCTTTCAAGACATCGAAGCCTGCGCCAAAGCCGTTAAAGCCGCCGCCAAACCCCGCATCCACACCTTTATTGCAACCTCCGATATTCACCTCGAATACAAACTCAGAAAAAACAGAAACGAAGTCATCGCCATCGCCGAAGAAATGGTTAGTTATGCCAAAACTTTTGTCGATGATGTCGAATTTTCCCCCGAAGATGCCGGTCGCAGTGAACCAAAATTTTTGTACGAAGTATTAGAAAAAGCCATCGCCGCCGGTGCCAAAACTATTAATATCCCCGACACCGTTGGCTACCTCACACCCTCAGAATTTGGTGACTTAATTCGCGGCATCAAAGAAAACGTCCGCAATATTGATTCTGCAATTATTTCAGTACATGGTCACAACGATTTAGGCTTAGCAGTTGCCAACTTCCTCGAAGCCGTTAAAAACGGAGCCCGCCAGCTTGAATGCACCATCAACGGCATTGGCGAACGAGCCGGCAACGCCGCCTTAGAAGAATTAGTGATGGCATTGCACGTCCGCCGGCAATACTTTAATCCCTTCTTTGGCCGGCCCGCAGACAGCGAAGAACCCCTCACCAATATTGACACCAAACAAATTTATAAAACCTCGCGTTTGGTTTCCAACTTAACAGGAATGTTGGTACAACCTAATAAAGCAATTGTCGGCGCAAACGCCTTCGCACACGAATCTGGCATCCACCAAGACGGCGTATTAAAACATAAATTAACCTATGAAATTATGGATGCCCAATTAATCGGATTAACCGATAATCAAATTGTTTTGGGCAAACATTCAGGCCGGCACGCCTTCCAAACTCGCCTCAAAGAATTGGGTTATGAATTGTTAGACACCGAACTTAATAACGCATTCTTGAAATTTAAAACTTTTGCCGACAAGAAAAAAGAAATCACTGATTGGGATCTTGAGTCCATCGTCAACGATGAAATTCAACAACCCCCCGAAATGTTCCGCCTCGAACTCGTGCAAGTGTCTTGCGGCGACCGCGCACGCCCGACCGCTACCGTCACCTTGAGAACACCCGCCGGAGAAGAATTAACCGATGCAGCCATAGGTACCGGGCCGGTGGATGCCGTTTACCGAGCAATCAACCGCGTCGTTAACGTACCCAACGAACTCATCGAGTTTTCTGTACAGTCCGTCACAGCCGGTATTGATGCCTTGGGAGAAGTGACAATACGTTTGCGTCACAATGGACAAGTTTATTCTGGTCGTGCCGCCAATACAGATATCATCGTTGCTTCGGCTCATGCTTATGTCAATGCTCTTAACCGGCTTTATGTGGCTTTGAATGCGCCTAAAACAACACCTGCGGCGACAGCTTCTTAA